The following proteins are co-located in the Polystyrenella longa genome:
- a CDS encoding tetratricopeptide repeat protein, whose translation MPEDQVNIQQLLQGGSHFGTIEVSKLRSVIATNQFVDVRREVNALQSNVDANPAPTETELVKAGISSYLMGDHEKSNDYLSKIQNDPVGTFYHACVLNALGQQEEASKKFQTAAQLGYDRIECTLRQAGTLREYGQLDDAEQLLRSVAAEAASRAEYSYQMGCILSDRGDTYGAIEYFERAVDMNNQHSPALFRLAAENALRGNDQEAIRLYEQALSKPPFYMGALMNLGLLYEDSENYNAAAFCFRKVLDADPSNQRAKLYLKDIRATEDMFYDEESAKNEARMEQLLGRPITDFELSVRSRNCLQAMDINTLGDLTTTTEQDLLGGKNFGETSLKEIREMLTAHSLSIGQNLKKKTSDTSYQMQNLSPQEQMMLNKPISELDLSVRARKCMSRLNMSTIGELLQKTPDELLSSRNFGVTSLNEIRAKLQEMNLSLRND comes from the coding sequence ATTTCGGAACCATTGAAGTCAGTAAACTACGTTCTGTCATCGCCACCAATCAGTTTGTGGATGTCCGCCGGGAGGTCAACGCCCTGCAAAGCAACGTTGATGCCAACCCTGCACCGACCGAAACCGAATTGGTGAAAGCGGGCATTTCCTCATATCTGATGGGAGATCATGAAAAGTCGAACGACTATCTCTCCAAGATCCAGAATGACCCCGTGGGTACTTTCTATCATGCCTGCGTCCTGAACGCCCTTGGACAACAGGAAGAGGCCAGCAAAAAGTTTCAGACGGCAGCCCAATTGGGTTACGATCGTATTGAATGCACGCTGCGTCAGGCAGGTACTCTGCGAGAATATGGTCAACTGGACGATGCGGAACAACTTCTCCGAAGTGTTGCCGCCGAAGCTGCCAGTCGAGCCGAGTATTCTTATCAGATGGGATGTATCCTGTCAGATCGAGGCGACACTTACGGTGCGATTGAGTACTTCGAGCGTGCTGTCGACATGAACAACCAGCATTCACCCGCCCTTTTCCGCCTGGCAGCAGAAAATGCGCTGCGCGGGAACGATCAGGAGGCGATCCGGTTGTACGAACAGGCTCTCTCGAAGCCACCGTTCTACATGGGAGCTCTGATGAATCTGGGGCTGCTCTACGAAGACAGCGAAAACTACAACGCGGCAGCATTCTGCTTCCGTAAAGTTCTGGATGCAGATCCTTCCAACCAGCGTGCCAAGCTGTACTTGAAAGACATCCGTGCCACTGAAGACATGTTCTACGATGAAGAATCGGCCAAGAACGAAGCTCGGATGGAGCAACTTCTCGGTCGACCGATCACCGACTTCGAACTTTCAGTTCGCTCGCGCAACTGTCTGCAGGCCATGGATATCAATACCCTTGGCGATCTGACGACCACGACAGAGCAAGATTTGCTCGGCGGTAAAAACTTCGGTGAGACTTCACTGAAAGAAATTCGCGAAATGCTGACGGCCCACAGCCTGTCGATCGGTCAAAACCTGAAGAAGAAAACATCCGACACTTCTTACCAGATGCAGAATCTCAGTCCTCAAGAGCAGATGATGCTCAACAAACCGATCAGCGAACTGGACTTGTCTGTTCGCGCTCGCAAATGCATGTCTCGTCTGAATATGTCGACGATTGGCGAATTGCTCCAGAAAACTCCGGACGAATTGCTCTCCAGCCGTAACTTCGGCGTGACGTCACTCAACGAGATTCGTGCGAAGCTCCAGGAAATGAACCTGTCCCTACGCAACGACTAA
- a CDS encoding SpoIID/LytB domain-containing protein, translated as MRLQLALLVMILGVGSAMYWRSQREDPPVGPEATSIAETETASTADSAESTPSDETSEEPPFNTSPEMRVSLTNSARNTYRFSSSLPSEVFLDNNEQSDRILDPTRSEVTVRATNDPSGIQIGTETFSANLVRLRTEATADFWVNDHQYRGEIWFHRLASGRVLAVNHVPLEDYLGSVVDSEMPASFPDESRKAQAIIARTYALFRRQETADEPYFDLYATTLSQQYLGVQYRANDGRRLAGESKLSRRLVRETAGMVCLNAGALFSTYYSAVCGGKTTEGSILFPDAVPLLKSVPCEYCAAAKLYKWERSWTIEKAERYLSREFTRQGHRFGKLSGVKNLSDEPGPASQFLFTDGRSERTLNGQQIRTLFTGLPSPTFKLELTDTELLFHGAGHGHGVGLCQWGARGMAVEGKKAAEILDHYYPGVTVAPRTK; from the coding sequence ATGCGACTTCAACTTGCTCTCCTCGTCATGATTCTAGGAGTTGGTTCCGCCATGTATTGGCGGTCCCAAAGAGAAGATCCGCCCGTCGGTCCCGAGGCAACCTCGATTGCCGAGACGGAGACAGCTTCCACTGCAGACTCTGCCGAGTCGACCCCTTCCGACGAAACCAGTGAGGAACCACCCTTCAACACCTCACCCGAGATGCGCGTCAGCCTGACCAATTCGGCACGAAATACGTATCGATTTTCAAGCAGCCTTCCGAGTGAAGTTTTTCTGGATAATAACGAGCAGTCCGACCGTATATTGGATCCAACGCGTTCTGAAGTAACCGTGCGTGCCACCAACGATCCCTCCGGGATTCAGATTGGGACCGAAACTTTTTCGGCGAATCTTGTGCGATTAAGAACGGAGGCCACTGCCGACTTCTGGGTGAATGACCATCAATACCGAGGGGAGATCTGGTTTCACCGCCTGGCAAGTGGTCGCGTCCTGGCTGTGAATCATGTTCCACTGGAAGATTACCTGGGAAGTGTCGTCGACAGCGAAATGCCCGCCTCCTTTCCCGATGAATCGCGAAAAGCTCAGGCAATTATCGCCCGAACCTATGCTCTGTTTCGGCGACAGGAAACGGCGGATGAACCCTATTTCGATTTGTATGCGACGACACTCAGCCAGCAATACCTCGGTGTGCAGTATCGGGCCAATGATGGACGTCGACTGGCGGGTGAATCGAAGCTGAGCCGTCGACTGGTTCGCGAGACAGCCGGAATGGTTTGCCTGAATGCTGGGGCTCTTTTCAGTACCTACTACTCGGCCGTTTGCGGAGGCAAAACCACGGAGGGTTCGATTCTGTTTCCCGATGCTGTTCCGCTACTCAAGTCTGTTCCGTGTGAGTACTGCGCAGCAGCAAAATTATACAAATGGGAACGAAGTTGGACGATTGAAAAAGCGGAGAGGTATCTGAGTCGAGAGTTCACCCGACAGGGTCACCGCTTTGGCAAACTCTCCGGAGTCAAAAATCTTAGTGACGAACCGGGGCCTGCCTCCCAATTTCTCTTCACAGATGGCCGCTCAGAACGAACTCTAAACGGCCAACAAATCCGTACTCTTTTCACTGGCTTGCCAAGCCCCACCTTTAAACTGGAATTAACGGATACAGAACTACTCTTTCACGGAGCGGGACATGGGCATGGTGTCGGACTCTGCCAGTGGGGAGCCCGAGGAATGGCGGTGGAAGGGAAAAAAGCCGCCGAGATTCTCGATCATTATTATCCCGGTGTGACGGTCGCGCCACGCACTAAATAG
- a CDS encoding LamG domain-containing protein has protein sequence MAVADNEFQELLDLLCDGDLDAAQQQRLAELLENSPERQREYLQYLDLHARMQAEQSSELPAIKSVTLKQMTVEFEDSANSSSTSTLGQFTRRIEGERVSSPRRWLIFLIPVVIGLIGALWFFNSTREEQVVATVHSSQLETPLAAWQPGVKLNRGKHQLPAGEVTIELSNRTLLTVNGPIEFELPARGMMFIEQGMPQVQATTAQDIFELTYGNIRFISREADFEISKSEESGAVELKVTSGEVEVRPRLWQPQHYWNFDETDRQVRDQFGDADGQLSRGTSRVAGLIGTGAVEFDNTSEAGIAVGSGGGQALGTGTFAVDDGITLEALIVPRWEGNGFSTGDKSDYDEIIRKDGDGELRFLLSFQNDDPMLNEYSNPKQPAGPVLAFGLYLIGQGYQELEIPLAGENATVLLSELKDGEPHHIAATYETASGRKQVYVDGRLVASYQYPHGTRPLTGGPGEVVIGNLSPPGEEAREPFHGIIDEVAFYNFALPAAEVESHFQAVQEGLQSYFGKKLPYRYRVSAGSILLLDPATGLQRQKLPAPE, from the coding sequence ATGGCTGTAGCGGACAATGAATTTCAGGAACTGCTCGATCTGTTATGCGACGGAGATCTAGACGCTGCGCAACAGCAACGACTGGCAGAGCTACTGGAAAACTCGCCCGAACGCCAACGGGAGTATTTACAGTACCTCGACTTGCACGCACGAATGCAGGCAGAGCAATCGAGCGAACTGCCGGCGATCAAATCAGTCACACTGAAACAAATGACGGTGGAGTTTGAGGACTCGGCTAATAGTTCCTCTACATCGACACTTGGTCAATTCACTCGCCGGATTGAAGGTGAGAGGGTCAGCAGTCCCAGACGGTGGTTAATATTTTTGATACCGGTTGTGATTGGCCTCATTGGGGCTCTGTGGTTTTTTAATTCCACGAGAGAAGAACAGGTCGTTGCCACAGTTCATTCCTCTCAACTGGAAACGCCGCTGGCCGCATGGCAACCGGGTGTGAAACTGAACCGCGGTAAACACCAACTTCCCGCCGGAGAGGTGACCATTGAACTATCGAATCGAACCCTCCTGACAGTGAATGGTCCGATCGAGTTCGAATTGCCAGCACGCGGAATGATGTTCATCGAACAGGGGATGCCGCAGGTTCAGGCAACCACGGCTCAAGATATTTTCGAGCTAACTTATGGAAATATACGATTCATCAGCCGCGAAGCCGATTTCGAAATCAGTAAGTCAGAAGAGTCTGGTGCCGTCGAATTAAAAGTGACAAGTGGCGAGGTCGAGGTGCGTCCTCGATTATGGCAACCACAACACTATTGGAATTTCGATGAAACCGATCGGCAGGTTCGAGATCAGTTTGGAGATGCGGACGGTCAACTTTCGAGAGGGACAAGTCGTGTTGCTGGGTTGATCGGAACTGGGGCGGTCGAATTCGATAATACATCGGAAGCAGGAATTGCTGTTGGAAGCGGTGGTGGTCAAGCACTGGGAACAGGAACGTTTGCCGTGGATGACGGAATCACTCTGGAAGCGTTGATCGTGCCGCGTTGGGAAGGTAATGGATTCAGTACGGGAGACAAATCGGATTACGATGAAATCATTCGAAAGGATGGAGATGGGGAACTGCGATTCCTCTTGTCGTTTCAAAACGATGATCCGATGTTGAACGAATATTCAAATCCAAAACAACCCGCAGGCCCTGTACTCGCCTTCGGACTTTATCTAATTGGTCAAGGATATCAGGAACTCGAAATTCCCTTGGCCGGAGAGAACGCAACGGTTTTGTTGAGTGAATTGAAAGATGGAGAACCACATCACATTGCGGCGACTTATGAAACGGCGAGTGGACGGAAGCAGGTGTATGTCGATGGTCGGCTGGTCGCGTCATACCAGTATCCCCACGGTACGCGACCGTTAACAGGCGGACCAGGCGAAGTGGTGATTGGCAATCTCAGTCCCCCTGGCGAAGAGGCACGAGAACCTTTTCACGGAATCATTGATGAAGTCGCCTTCTATAACTTCGCACTCCCCGCAGCCGAAGTGGAGTCCCATTTTCAGGCCGTTCAGGAGGGACTGCAAAGTTACTTTGGAAAGAAGCTACCATATCGATATCGGGTGTCGGCTGGCTCGATACTTTTGCTGGATCCTGCGACGGGATTACAGCGACAGAAATTGCCTGCCCCTGAATAG